A part of Thermococcus sp. SY098 genomic DNA contains:
- a CDS encoding radical SAM/SPASM domain-containing protein codes for MKGSSKSKGNQLTTALMAFKIILGNPLARLLIRPALKKYEIEGRELPALYWALSIYAGESINCPLMIRFQAEIIKTLLKLGIKIAKGDEEAVKEALLRDPHIRRGIWVVLEGIARYGITAPQRLAGPFLIVWNFTNMCNLRCQHCYQRADKPLSSELSLKEKLNLVEQLDKAGVAAVALSGGEPTIHPHFLRIVRELSNRGIHTSVATNGWTFANKEELKRAINAGIKYVEVSVDSANPERHDKFRGIPGSWEHAIKALENAVELGVSHGMATIMSKETFNEIDEILDLAESIGVKRVIFFNFVPTGRAERIVTKDLSPEEREEFMKEIYKQMKRRKIEILTTAPQYARVTFLISEGKSITPAHFYIGETNSVKTLAEFIGGCGAGRIYAGIEPDGTIVPCVFLPLPVGNIRIKSFKEIWDTSKIFNILRDRNNFTGTCRSCPYRNICGGCRARAYYYTLNLMGDDPGCIINRRIWDDILKHKKIRGTTGINWVDENVAIRTPVLHLPSYYETPGIVEEKSFKSNWEKTVKEIHA; via the coding sequence ATGAAAGGTAGTAGTAAGAGTAAAGGGAACCAACTCACGACAGCTCTTATGGCATTTAAAATCATTTTAGGGAACCCCCTTGCGAGACTCCTCATCAGACCTGCCTTGAAAAAATATGAGATAGAAGGCAGGGAACTCCCAGCACTCTACTGGGCTCTCAGCATTTATGCAGGTGAAAGCATAAACTGCCCACTCATGATACGCTTCCAGGCAGAGATTATAAAAACTCTCCTTAAACTCGGCATAAAAATTGCAAAGGGTGATGAAGAAGCTGTTAAGGAAGCCCTTCTCCGGGATCCGCATATAAGGCGTGGTATTTGGGTCGTCCTTGAAGGTATTGCGAGATATGGAATTACAGCACCTCAACGTTTAGCGGGACCATTTCTTATAGTATGGAACTTCACCAATATGTGCAACCTCCGCTGTCAACACTGTTACCAAAGAGCTGACAAACCGCTTTCAAGCGAACTTTCACTAAAGGAAAAACTGAACCTTGTTGAACAGCTTGATAAAGCTGGAGTTGCAGCTGTCGCCCTTAGTGGGGGTGAACCAACAATTCATCCACACTTCCTGAGAATTGTAAGGGAACTCTCAAATAGAGGGATACACACCTCAGTCGCTACCAATGGCTGGACTTTTGCTAATAAAGAGGAACTTAAGAGAGCCATTAATGCAGGCATAAAGTACGTAGAGGTTAGTGTAGACTCAGCAAACCCAGAGAGGCATGACAAATTCAGAGGAATTCCTGGCTCATGGGAACATGCTATAAAAGCCCTTGAGAATGCTGTAGAGCTTGGAGTAAGCCATGGAATGGCAACGATAATGAGTAAGGAAACATTCAATGAAATAGATGAAATTCTTGACTTAGCGGAGAGCATAGGTGTGAAACGGGTTATCTTTTTCAACTTCGTGCCAACTGGGAGGGCTGAAAGGATAGTGACAAAGGATCTTTCGCCTGAAGAACGCGAGGAATTCATGAAAGAAATTTACAAACAGATGAAAAGAAGGAAGATTGAGATATTGACAACTGCTCCTCAATATGCCCGTGTCACTTTTTTAATAAGTGAAGGCAAGAGTATAACACCAGCTCACTTCTATATTGGAGAAACGAACTCCGTGAAGACCTTAGCAGAATTCATAGGTGGCTGTGGTGCCGGAAGAATATATGCAGGTATAGAGCCCGATGGAACAATTGTTCCCTGTGTGTTTCTTCCATTACCTGTAGGCAACATTAGAATTAAGTCTTTCAAAGAGATATGGGATACAAGCAAAATATTTAACATTCTTCGAGATAGGAATAACTTCACAGGCACATGTAGGAGTTGTCCCTATAGGAACATCTGCGGTGGTTGTCGTGCCAGAGCCTACTACTATACCCTTAATCTCATGGGAGATGATCCAGGCTGCATAATAAACAGACGAATATGGGATGATATCCTTAAACACAAAAAGATAAGAGGAACTACTGGGATAAATTGGGTTGATGAGAATGTTGCTATCCGTACTCCTGTGCTCCATCTCCCAAGCTATTATGAAACCCCTGGGATTGTTGAAGAAAAATCTTTTAAGAGCAATTGGGAAAAGACAGTAAAAGAAATTCATGCCTAA
- the hypA gene encoding hydrogenase nickel incorporation protein HypA → MHEWALADGIVRTAIEFARQHGKDKILGIRIVLGELQDVNEEILKFAIDELKKGTIAEDAEIEFVIEEAEFKCRDCGHVWKLKEVKDKFDERIKEDIHFIPEVVHVFLSCPKCGSRDFEVVKGRGVYVAAIKVEGEEQ, encoded by the coding sequence ATGCACGAATGGGCTTTAGCGGATGGAATTGTGAGAACTGCTATCGAATTCGCCAGACAGCACGGGAAAGATAAGATTCTTGGAATTAGAATCGTTCTTGGTGAATTACAAGACGTTAACGAGGAGATCCTCAAGTTCGCCATAGATGAGCTTAAGAAGGGAACAATAGCTGAGGATGCAGAGATTGAGTTCGTGATTGAGGAAGCAGAATTTAAGTGCAGAGACTGTGGCCATGTATGGAAGCTCAAGGAAGTTAAAGATAAGTTCGATGAGCGCATAAAAGAGGACATTCACTTCATTCCCGAGGTTGTCCACGTCTTTCTCTCATGCCCAAAATGTGGAAGCAGAGACTTTGAAGTTGTGAAGGGTAGGGGAGTCTATGTTGCTGCAATAAAAGTTGAGGGTGAAGAACAATGA